GGCCGGCGCAGGTCCTTACCAATGGCTTCTGGGGTCGGCCGGCCTCCTTCTAGGGGCCTCGTGCGGGGTTATTGTGATGGTCCTCCAACGCAAGTTTCATCAGACCTCTTTGCAAGTCATCGTCAGCGGAATCATCGGATTCGTCTTGGGTCTTGGCTTGGCCGAACTCTTCTTTAGTGCTATTTCCGGTTTTCTGAACTTCATTCCAAGTTACATCGGTATGACGATGCGGATCATTGTCACCATCGGGGCGGCGTACCTGGGGGCTGCCATCGCGATCGAGAAGAGTCCGGGATTCAGCATGTCAAATCTCGTTCAGCATTTCAGGGAAAAGCCGCGGGACAAGAGCTACAAGATCCTTGATACCTCGGTGATTATTGACGGCCGAATTGCTGATATCTGTGAGACGGGGTTTGTTGAGGGGACACTTCTCATTCCTCAGTTTGTCTTGCGGGAGTTACAGCAGGTTGCCGACTCATCGGATCCGCTGAAACGAAACCGTGGTCGTCGGGGATTGGATATTCTGCAGCAGATCCAGAAGAAGCTCGAGGTACCGGTCGAGATCAGCGATGTGGACTTCCCGGAGATCCGTGAGGTAGACGCGAAATTGGTCGCATTGGCCAAGGCCTTTAATGCCAAGGTTGTGACAAACGATTTCAATCTGAATAAGGTGGCCGCGTTGCACGGAATCGGCGTGTTGAACATCAACGAGTTAACCAATGCGCTACGACCTGTCGTCCTTCCTGGTGAAGAAATGCAGGTCTACGTTCTTAAAGAAGGCAAGGAATACAACCAAGGCATTGCCTACCTTGATGATGGGACGATGGTGGTGGTCGATAGCGGCCGCCGGTATATCGGCCAGACTGTCGATGTGCGCGTTACCACGGTGCTGCCGACGACAGCCGGGCGTATGATCTTCTCACGCCTGAAGGAAGAGGCTGAGGCGGCGTAAGAGCAGGGTGAGGGGTTAGGGGCAAGGAACTTCGGAAGCCTCTAACCCCTAACCCCTTATCCCTATACCCTATGATTGTCACTGCAATTGTTCCCGCGGCGGGAGCGGGGATTCGATTCGGAGGAGCGGTTAAGAAACAGTTTATCGCGCTGGATGGTCTGCCGATACTCAGCCACACGTTGCGGGCGCTTGCGGCATCTAATGCGCTTGCAGCTATCATCATTGTGGTTCCTCCGGGGGAAGAGTTAAGAGGCCGAGAGGCGCTGGAGCTGGCCGGGGTTAATGTAGAGACGGAGGTGGTTCCAGGGGGACAGACACGGCAAGATTCAGTTTACAACGGTCTGCAGAGGGCGAAGGCGGAAACGGATCTCGTATTGATCCACGACGGCGTTCGCCCTTTCGTTTCGCGTGAGGTTGTGCTGGCCACCATAGAAGCCGCGAAAGAAGCGGGTGCGGCAGTCGTGGCTGTGCCCATCATTGATACCATCAAGCGGGTAGACACCAACGGTTTTGTGATAGAGACGTTGCAGAGGGGACAGCTCTGGTCGATCCAGACGCCTCAGGTCTTCAGTTATACACTCCTGATGCGGGCCCATCGGGCGGTTCGGGAGCACGGGATCATTGCCACCGACGATGCCGCGCTTGTGGAGCGAATAGGAGGAATGGTCAAGGTTGTGAGAGGAAGTTATGAGAACCTCAAAATCACGAGCGAAGAGGATCTGCCTCTCGCTGATCTGATCCTGAGGCGGCGGATGGTCCAATGACTGTCGGCATCGGATTCGATACGCACCCACTAGTGCCTGGTCGGCGCCTTGTCCTGGGTGGGGTGGAGATCCCATTCGAGAAAGGTCTTGATGGTCACTCGGATGCGGATGCCTTGGCTCACGCGGTGATCGACGCCATACTTGGCGCGGCGTGCGCCGGCGATATCGGTTCCTGCTTCGGGACGAACGATCCTCAATATAAAGATGTGTCGAGTCTCCTGCTCCTCAGGGAGGCCTTCCGACGAGTGCAGGTTCTTGGCTACATGGTGAGTCACATCGACGCAACGATTATTGCAGAAGCCCCAAAGCTCGCGTCGTATATTTCGCAGATGCGGGCCAACCTTGCAGACAGCATCGGAACCTCGGTCGAGGGAGTAAGCGTCAAGGCGACGA
Above is a window of Candidatus Methylomirabilota bacterium DNA encoding:
- a CDS encoding TRAM domain-containing protein; amino-acid sequence: MNSYRVGLPMIVGGAAIGFYLAFQAGAGPYQWLLGSAGLLLGASCGVIVMVLQRKFHQTSLQVIVSGIIGFVLGLGLAELFFSAISGFLNFIPSYIGMTMRIIVTIGAAYLGAAIAIEKSPGFSMSNLVQHFREKPRDKSYKILDTSVIIDGRIADICETGFVEGTLLIPQFVLRELQQVADSSDPLKRNRGRRGLDILQQIQKKLEVPVEISDVDFPEIREVDAKLVALAKAFNAKVVTNDFNLNKVAALHGIGVLNINELTNALRPVVLPGEEMQVYVLKEGKEYNQGIAYLDDGTMVVVDSGRRYIGQTVDVRVTTVLPTTAGRMIFSRLKEEAEAA
- the ispD gene encoding 2-C-methyl-D-erythritol 4-phosphate cytidylyltransferase, yielding MIVTAIVPAAGAGIRFGGAVKKQFIALDGLPILSHTLRALAASNALAAIIIVVPPGEELRGREALELAGVNVETEVVPGGQTRQDSVYNGLQRAKAETDLVLIHDGVRPFVSREVVLATIEAAKEAGAAVVAVPIIDTIKRVDTNGFVIETLQRGQLWSIQTPQVFSYTLLMRAHRAVREHGIIATDDAALVERIGGMVKVVRGSYENLKITSEEDLPLADLILRRRMVQ
- a CDS encoding 2-C-methyl-D-erythritol 2,4-cyclodiphosphate synthase yields the protein MTVGIGFDTHPLVPGRRLVLGGVEIPFEKGLDGHSDADALAHAVIDAILGAACAGDIGSCFGTNDPQYKDVSSLLLLREAFRRVQVLGYMVSHIDATIIAEAPKLASYISQMRANLADSIGTSVEGVSVKATTANRVGSLGAGDGIACLAVASLQRHHVTL